A genomic segment from Dechloromonas denitrificans encodes:
- the ubiG gene encoding bifunctional 2-polyprenyl-6-hydroxyphenol methylase/3-demethylubiquinol 3-O-methyltransferase UbiG, with protein MLNADPAELDKFGELAHRWWDPNSEFKPLHDINPLRLDWINRNVGLSGKKVLDVGCGGGLLSEGMARMGADVIGIDLSEKPLGVARLHLLETGQKVDYRKIAVEQLAEEMPGAFDAVTCLEMLEHVPNPSSVVSACARLVKPGGQVFFSTLNRNPKSYLFAVLGAEYILKMLPKGTHDYAKFIKPSELARWAKQTGLEPDEMLGMSYNPLLKEYSLGQDTSVNYLLRTTRHV; from the coding sequence GATAAATTTGGCGAACTTGCTCACCGCTGGTGGGACCCGAATAGCGAATTCAAGCCCCTGCACGACATCAATCCACTGCGACTGGACTGGATTAACCGCAACGTCGGACTTTCCGGTAAAAAAGTGCTTGATGTGGGTTGTGGTGGTGGTTTGCTTTCGGAAGGCATGGCCCGAATGGGCGCCGATGTCATCGGCATCGACCTCTCTGAAAAACCGCTTGGCGTCGCCCGCCTGCATTTGCTGGAAACCGGCCAGAAGGTTGACTACCGCAAGATCGCCGTCGAACAGCTGGCGGAAGAAATGCCCGGCGCCTTTGACGCGGTCACCTGCCTGGAAATGCTCGAACATGTCCCCAACCCATCGAGCGTCGTCAGCGCATGCGCTCGCCTGGTCAAACCCGGTGGGCAGGTTTTCTTTTCGACACTGAACCGCAATCCGAAATCCTATCTGTTCGCAGTGCTCGGTGCGGAATACATCCTCAAGATGCTACCCAAGGGCACCCACGACTACGCCAAGTTCATCAAGCCATCGGAACTGGCTCGCTGGGCCAAGCAGACTGGGCTGGAGCCGGATGAAATGCTGGGTATGAGCTACAACCCGCTGCTCAAGGAATATTCACTGGGACAGGACACCAGCGTCAATTACCTGTTGCGCACCACCCGGCATGTTTGA